From a single Brassica oleracea var. oleracea cultivar TO1000 chromosome C5, BOL, whole genome shotgun sequence genomic region:
- the LOC106292272 gene encoding uncharacterized protein LOC106292272 gives MVNSYTLLANLRAGRCSNTVEVRLLRFWEARNINKGGELMSIEMLLIDEADTLVQGCVSAVHQRKFRERLAEGSVYILSRFDVTRSKPKFKLSDGPVSILFYEGTDFEKLAATARIIPTEHFRFRTHEQILELANTSRQLPDVIGEVRAIRSTITDRLPGAQRVMLTLRMESDVNVCVSLFDSLAVAFHTKLDGYGREPRIVLSQVNGPFQ, from the exons ATGGTGAATTCATACACTCTGCTTGCGAATTTGAGAGCCGGACGATGCTCTAATACTGTTGAGGTCCGCTTGCTGAGGTTCTGGGAGGCCAGAAATATCAACAAAGGAGGGGAGTTGATGAGTATTGAGATGCTGCTCATCGATGAGGCT GATACCCTGGTTCAAGGGTGTGTTTCTGCTGTTCACCAACGTAAGTTCAGGGAACGTCTTGCTGAAGGATCGGTTTACATTCTCAGCAGGTTCGACGTTACACGCAGCAAACCGAAATTCAAATTGAGTGATGGCCCTGTCTCCATCCTTTTTTATGAAGGAACTGATTTTGAGAAGCTTGCTGCCACTGCTAGAATCATACCTACAGAACATTTCCGCTTCCGAACACATGAACAGATTCTTGAGTTAGCAAACACCTCCAGACAGCTCCCAG ATGTTATTGGGGAGGTTCGTGCAATTAGGAGCACCATCACAGACCGTTTACCTGGAGCACAACGCGTGATGCTTACTCTTCGTATGGAGAG TGATGTAAATGTTTGTGTAAGTCTTTTTGATTCCTTAGCTGTTGCGTTCCACACCAAGTTGGATGGATACGGGCGGGAGCCACGAATTGTCCTC AGCCAAGTGAATGGCCCTTTTCAGTAA
- the LOC106293012 gene encoding uncharacterized protein LOC106293012: MEKSVPISKKLWNLVRFVMYMLHKGISKQKLLAEFNATLKRGKNLMFNNRRRVPATASTVSSQPQKEYEFSCSDTPNYSFPFSMAAFKKKSHHIGLFACGQAPPTLDDDTSASLAVLELLNGVGVQEGGSKTPALSVEALMALSPYNLPRFGRSSPSVRPLRVTDSPFPLTEDGDVANGHVDKAAEEFIMKFYKNLNQQKKIEFSPN; encoded by the coding sequence ATGGAGAAGAGCGTACCAATAAGCAAGAAGCTATGGAACCTCGTACGTTTTGTCATGTACATGTTACACAAAGGCATCTCAAAGCAAAAGCTCCTGGCTGAATTTAACGCCACTCTCAAACGCGGCAAGAATCTCATGTTCAACAACCGCCGCCGCGTCCCAGCCACCGCCTCCACCGTCTCGTCCCAGCCGCAGAAAGAATACGAGTTTAGCTGCAGCGACACTCCAAACTACTCGTTCCCCTTTAGCATGGCCGCTTTCAAGAAGAAGAGTCACCACATTGGTCTCTTCGCCTGTGGTCAAGCGCCACCGACTCTCGACGACGATACCTCCGCCTCCTTAGCCGTGCTGGAGCTTCTCAACGGCGTCGGAGTTCAAGAAGGCGGTAGTAAGACGCCGGCTTTGTCGGTCGAGGCTTTGATGGCGTTGTCTCCTTATAACTTGCCCCGGTTTGGACGGAGTTCTCCGTCAGTGAGACCTTTACGTGTGACGGACTCACCGTTCCCGTTAACGGAAGATGGTGACGTGGCTAACGGACATGTGGACAAAGCAGCCGAGGAGTTTATAATGAAGTTTTACAAGAACTTGAATCAGCAAAAAAAGATTGAGTTCTCACCTAATTAA
- the LOC106293011 gene encoding cell division cycle protein 27 homolog A, with product METLLANCVEKNLTQFMFSNAIFLCERLLAQFPSEVNLQLLARCYLSNSQPYSAYYILKGSKTPQSRYLFAFSCFKLDLLGEAESALLSTEESVEKVPGGAAGHYLLGLIYRYAGRKISSIQQFRMALSCDPLCWEAYAELCSLGAAEDASMVFGNVAAQRLQKTNVSQRINFSEGETRDHLIDSDKVSKDTSVWQTEHVSGENQQDLKAKQLGAEIPPDSDKQCNGSSHTNGWDLKTPSPVLTQVLDAPPPMLYKNMRRPEVEGLMSVHGESRRKFMSEEESLEAPEESGRRRSARIAARRKIPLFHSYGKDSHVLHHSPSESNGVPSLSSMIGKCRIQSSKEATTSGQSIGDTGSSVDDEQNSNPRGSSPDPFSLMSGVSEVLNLLKILGNGHRHLLMYNCQEALLIYQKLSEKQYNTHWVLMQVGKAYVELQDYFNADSVFTLAHQKSPYALEGMDTYSTVLYHLKEEMRLGYLAQELIAVDRLSPESWCASGNYYSLRKDHEAALKMFRRAIQLNDRFTYAHTLCGHELAALEDFEEAERCYRKALSIDTRHYNAWYGLGMTYLHQEKFEFAQHQFQLALQINPRSSVIMCYFGIALHESKRNDEALKMMEKAIVADARNPLSKYFKANILADLGDYHRALEVLEELRDSAPHESSVHALLGKIYKEVKLYDKAVLNFGTALDLDPSPSDTVKIKAFMERLAVPNELETEEDL from the exons ATGGAGACTTTACTGGCGAATTGTGTGGAGAAAAACCTTACCCAGTTTATGTTCTCCAATGCGATCTTCCTCTGCGAACGTCTTCTCGCCCAATTCCCCTCTGAG GTGAACCTGCAATTGTTAGCTAGGTGTTACTTAAGTAACAGTCAACCTTATAGTGCTTATTACATCCTCAAAG GTTCAAAAACGCCTCAGTCTCGGTATCTGTTTGCATTCTCATGCTTTAAGTTGGATCTTCTTGGAGAGGCTGAATCAGCATTGTTGTCAACTGAGGAATCTGTTGAAAAA GTTCCTGGTGGTGCAGCTGGGCATTATCTTCTTGGTCTTATCTATAG ATATGCTGGGAGGAAGATTAGTTCGATACAACAGTTTAGGATGGCATTGTCTTGTGATCCATTGTGTTGGGAAGCATATGCAGAACTTTGTAGTTTAG GTGCTGCTGAAGATGCCTCAATGGTTTTTGGCAATGTCGCTGCCCAGCGTCTTCAGAAAACTAACGTCTCACAGAGAATAAACTTCTCAGAAGGAGAAACCAGGGACCATCTTATAGATTCCGATAAGGTCTCAAAAGATACCAGTGTATGGCAAACAGAACATGTTTCAGGAGAGAACCAACAAGATCTGAAAGCCAAGCAGCTTGGAGCAGAGATTCCGCCAGATAGTGACAAGCAATGTAACGGTAGTTCTCATACAAATGGATGGGACCTGAAAACACCTTCTCCAGTGCTTACACAG GTATTGGATGCTCCACCGCCAATGCTCTATAAGAATATGCGTCGTCCAGAAGTGGAAGGATTGATGTCTGTACATGGAGAGTCTCGAAGAAAGTTTATGAGTGAAGAAGAGTCATTAGAG GCTCCAGAAGAATCTGGGCGTCGCCGGAGTGCCAGAATAGCAGCAAGGAGAAAGATTCCTCTGTTTCACTCATATGGAAAAGATTCCCATGTGTTACATCATTCACCTTCCGAGTCAAACGGTGTACCTTCTCTTTCCTCGATGATTGGAAAATGCAGAATCCAAAGCAGTAAGGAAG CAACGACATCAGGCCAGTCTATAGGCGACACTGGAAGCTCTGTTGATGATGAGCAAAACTCAAATCCTCGTGGATCTTCCCCGGATCCTTTCAGTCTCATGTCTGGAGTTTCAGAAGTGCTAAACCTTCTGAAAATTCTTGGAAATGGCCACAGGCATTTACTTATGTACAACTGTCAG GAAGCTTTGTTGATATATCAAAAGCTATCTGAGAAACAATACAATACACACTGGGTTCTCATGCAG GTTGGAAAAGCATATGTTGAGCTACAAGACTACTTCAACGCTGACTCTGTCTTTACTCTCGCTCATCAAAAATCTCCTTATGCTTTGGAAGGAATGGATACGTACTCCACTGTTCTTTAT CACCTGAAAGAAGAGATGAGGCTGGGCTATCTGGCTCAGGAGCTGATTGCAGTCGACCGCCTATCTCCAGAATCATG GTGTGCGTCAGGGAACTACTACAGTTTGCGCAAAGATCACGAAGCTGCTCTTAAGATGTTTCGGAGAGCTATCCAACTGAATGATAGATTCACATATGCACATACCCTTTGCGGTCACGA GCTTGCTGCATTAGAAGACTTTGAGGAGGCAGAGAGATGCTACCGGAAGGCACTGAGCATAGACACAAGACACTACAATGCATGGTATGGTCTTGGAATGACCTACCTTCATCAGGAGAAATTCGAGTTTGCGCAGCATCAATTTCAACTGGCTCTCCAAATAAACCCAAGATCTTCAGTCATCATGTGTTACTTTGGAATTGCGTTGCATGAGTCAAAG AGGAACGATGAGGCGTTGAAGATGATGGAGAAGGCTATAGTTGCTGATGCTAGGAATCCACTCTCGAAGTACTTTAAGGCTAACATATTGGCCGACCTCGGTGATTATCACAGAGCCCTGGAAGTTTTGGAAGAGCTCAGAGATTCTGCTCCTCATGAGAGCAGTGTCCATGCGTTGCTTGGCAAAATCTACAAAGAAGTCAAGCTATACGACAAGGCCGTGTTAAATTTCGGCACTGCGTTGGATTTAGACCCATCTCCATCTGATACTGTCAAGATCAAG GCTTTCATGGAGAGGTTGGCAGTACCAAACGAGTTGGAGACCGAGGAGGATCTCTAG
- the LOC106343484 gene encoding nuclear pore complex protein NUP35: protein MSAHRTPKTGRQSLLFQDLASPVSARRGKFSTPGQAAAVSALWRENLGGSDLPPPPMYTLDDRSDFSPESGIADYSASPDVKSERRTPFLSSGKNVVTPGKGKLEASPSFSLLSGQQQSQQVSGSPSWWSQSKGGGSSAEQDDKGKGSPVEGVVQPGALVTLPPPREVARPEVQRQVIPTGNVQEEEWVTVYGFSPSDTNLVLREFEKCGMIVKHVPGPRNANWMHILYQNRSDAQKALSKTGMMINGVVIVGVKPVDPIQRQALNERLNNQGFMPLPPPSSTRDSEFNAARGASSRPNYLQNGSAFSPQPNGGAMAVPSKSMVSKFVDLMFGV, encoded by the exons ATGAGTGCTCACAGGACTCCTAAAACAGGGAGGCAATCTCTCCTCTTTCAAGATTTAGCTTCTCCTGTTTCCGCGCGCCGTGGAAAGTTCTCAACCCCTGGCCAAGCAGCTGCTGTATCTGCACTATGGCGTGAGAATCTCGGAGGCTCCGATCTTCCACCTCCGCCAATGTATACTCTCGATGACCGTTCTGATTTCTCTCCCGAGTCTGGCATTGCAGACTACTCCGCGTCTCCTGATGTCAAATCCGAGAGGCGGACGCCTTTCCTGAGCTCTGGGAAGAACGTTGTGACTCCCGGTAAAGGGAAGTTGGAAGCGAGTCCTTCTTTTTCTTTGCTGAGTGGGCAGCAGCAGAGTCAGCAGGTTTCCGGGAGTCCGAGTTGGTGGTCGCAGTCGAAGGGAGGTGGGAGTAGTGCCGAGCAGGACGATAAAGGGAAGGGGTCTCCTGTTGAAGGAGTGGTTCAGCCAGGTGCTTTGGTTACTCTTCCGCCACCGAGGGAAGTTGCTAGGCCTGAGGTTCAGAGGCAGGTTATACCCACAGGGAATGTTCAGGAGGAAGAGTGGGTCACTGTCTATGG GTTTTCTCCAAGTGATACAAATTTGGTACTAAGAGAGTTTGAAAAGTGTGGTATGATCGTGAAACATGTTCCTGGTCCAAGGAATGCCAACTGGATGCACATTCTCTACCAG AACCGGTCTGATGCACAGAAGGCCCTGAGCAAAACCGGGATGATGATCAACGGAGTGGTAATAGTAGGAGTAAAGCCAGTAGACCCGATACAGAGGCAAGCGTTAAACGAAAGACTGAACAACCAAGGATTCATGCCTTTACCTCCACCATCATCCACCAGAGACTCTGAGTTCAACGCAGCTAGGGGGGCCTCTTCTCGTCCGAACTACTTGCAAAACGGAAGCGCTTTCTCCCCTCAACCAAATGGCGGCGCCATGGCCGTTCCATCAAAGTCGATGGTCTCAAAGTTCGTTGACTTGATGTTCGGTGTTTAA
- the LOC106343485 gene encoding CASP-like protein 3A1 — protein MAKATEQKQDSQTVEVTKLDIRYVITTATTYGGRRNDVAMFVLRAMCMAVSAVAVSLMVTARETSMTTLYGFEFQLHAVWSLSDSLIYLVAVSSATVIYSLLQLILSGTRLMRKSPVIPTRTQAWFCFAADQILGYAMVSGGSAALGVTNMNRTGIRHMPLPNFCKSLGFFCDHLAISVVFALLAFLLLAASSILDVLHLSRS, from the exons ATGGCGAAAGCAACAGAACAGAAACAAGACTCTCAAACCGTGGAAGTAACGAAGCTTGATATCCGCTATGTGATCACCACAGCCACCACATACGGCGGCAGACGCAATGACGTGGCAATGTTTGTGTTACGAGCCATGTGCATGGCTGTATCTGCGGTGGCTGTGTCGTTAATGGTGACAGCCCGTGAGACTAGCATGACAACTCTCTACGGTTTCGAGTTTCAGCTCCACGCCGTCTGGTCTCTCTCAGATTCCCTCAT TTATCTAGTGGCGGTTTCATCAGCAACGGTTATTTACTCATTGCTGCAACTGATTTTGAGCGGGACCAGACTAATGAGAAAATCTCCGGTGATTCCGACAAGAACACAAGCATGGTTTTGCTTCGCTGCGGATCAGATATTGGGATACGCGATGGTGAGTGGAGGATCAGCGGCTTTGGGAGTGACGAATATGAACAGAACAGGAATCAGGCACATGCCTCTTCCCAATTTCTGCAAATCTCTAGGTTTCTTCTGTGACCATCTAGCAATCTCCGTCGTCTTCGCCTTGCTCGCGTTCCTCCTCCTCGCCGCTTCTTCTATTCTCGACGTTCTCCATCTCTCCCGCAGCTGA
- the LOC106295268 gene encoding ATP-dependent zinc metalloprotease FtsH 3 has product MAYRFPLHSSSPHSHFISPSNHPKTPRSPRNHHTSISCQNTNDPQDEEKSKINLLAIPITLTLISASLPQPSLAAATKKRSQKKKPREALTPEQLKSWSKDLPVVSKRIPYTDLLTLKSQGKLKHVIKPPSLTLRLKAEPVLVVLEDSHVLRTVLPSIDGNKRFWEQWDELKLDSVCVNAYSPPVKKPPVPSPYLGFLWRVPSYMLTLAKPKKESKRAAELKRMREDFKRQRKEEMERMNEESEEMEKAIKAQKKMQERKKRKAVRKKKYEESLLEARRNYRDMGLMWARLAEDSNVATALGLVFFYIFYRVVVLNYRKQKKDYDDRLKIEKAEAEERKKMRELEREMEGIELDDEEEESGEKNPYLQMAKQFMKSGARVRRASSNRRMPEYLERGVDVKFTDVAGLGKIRLELEEIVKFFTHGEMYRRRGVKIPGGILLCGPPGVGKTLLAKAVAGEAGVNFFSISASQFVEIYVGVGASRVRALYQEARDNAPSVVFIDELDAVGRERGLIKGSGGQERDATLNQLLVSLDGFEGRGEVITIASTNRPDILDPALVRPGRFDRKIFIPKPGLIGRMEILQVHARKKPMAEDLDYMAVASMTDGMVGAELANIIEIAAINMMRDGRTELTTDDLLQAAQIEERGMLDRKDRSSETWRQVAINEAAMAVVAVNFPDLKNIEFLTINPRAGRELGYVRVKMDHIKFKEGMLSRQSLLDHITVQLAPRAADELWYGEDQLSTIWAETSDNARSAARSLVLGGLSEKHHGLNNFWMADRINDIDVEALRILNMCYDRAKEILQKNRTLMDEVVEKLVQKKSLSKQEFFTLVELYGSIKPMPPSILELRKIKRLQLQENVMKLDMTSARNSS; this is encoded by the exons ATGGCTTACCGTTTCCCTCTACATTCATCATCTCCACACTCTCACTTCATCTCTCCCTCAAACCACCCAAAAACCCCGAGATCCCCCAGAAACCACCACACCTCAATCTCATGCCAAAACACAAACGATCCTCAAGACGAAGAAAAATCCAAAATCAATCTCCTCGCAATACCAATCACACTCACTCTGATCTCCGCCTCACTACCCCAACCCTCCCTCGCCGCGGCAACGAAGAAGAGAAGCCAGAAGAAGAAGCCTCGAGAAGCCTTAACACCCGAACAGCTCAAATCCTGGTCCAAAGACCTCCCCGTAGTCTCCAAACGCATCCCCTACACAGACCTTTTAACCCTAAAGTCCCAAGGCAAGCTCAAACACGTCATCAAGCCTCCATCCTTAACCCTACGCCTAAAAGCAGAGCCCGTGCTAGTCGTCTTAGAAGACTCCCACGTGCTGAGGACCGTGCTGCCGTCAATAGACGGTAACAAACGGTTTTGGGAACAATGGGACGAGTTAAAGCTCGATTCAGTTTGTGTAAACGCTTACTCTCCTCCCGTTAAGAAGCCACCTGTCCCATCTCCTTACTTAGGGTTCCTATGGAGAGTCCCGTCTTACATGCTGACGCTGGCCAAGCCCAAGAAGGAGTCTAAACGGGCCGCGGAGCTGAAACGGATGAGAGAGGATTTCAAGAGGCAGAGGAAGGAGGAGATGGAGAGGATGAACGAGGAGAGCGAGGAGATGGAGAAGGCCATCAAGGCGCAGAAGAAGATGCAAGAGAGGAAGAAGAGGAAGGCGGTTAGGAAGAAGAAGTACGAAGAGTCTTTACTCGAGGCGAGGAGGAACTACCGCGACATGGGCCTTATGTGGGCCAGGCTGGCCGAGGATTCGAACGTCGCGACTGCTCTCGGACTGGTCTTCTTCTACATCTTCTACCGCGTGGTTGTGCTCAACTACAGGAAGCAGAAGAAGGATTACGACGATAGGTTGAAGATCGAGAAGGCGGAGGCGGAGGAGAGGAAGAAGATGAGGGAGTTGGAGAGGGAGATGGAAGGGATTGAGTTGGATGATGAGGAGGAGGAGAGTGGCGAGAAGAATCCTTACCTGCAGATGGCGAAGCAGTTCATGAAGTCAGGGGCGCGCGTGAGGAGAGCGTCGTCGAATAGGAGGATGCCTGAGTATCTCGAGAGGGGCGTGGATGTGAAGTTCACGGACGTTGCGGGGCTTGGGAAGATTCGTCTTGAGTTGGAGGAGATTGTTAAGTTTTTCACTCATGGAGAGATGTACAGGAGGAGAGGTGTCAAGATCCCAG GTGGTATTCTATTATGTGGGCCACCTGGGGTGGGGAAGACATTACTGGCGAAAGCTGTAGCTGGGGAAGCTGGAGTGAACTTCTTCTCTATTTCTGCTTCTCAGTTTGTTGAGATATACGTTGGTGTTGGTGCATCTCGTGTACGAGCTTTGTATCAGGAAGCTAGAGACAAT GCTCCATCTGTGGTTTTCATTGATGAATTGGATGCTGTTGGAAGAGAGCGTGGGTTGATAAAGGGTTCTGGAGGACAAGAAAGGGATGCCACTCTTAATCAG CTCCTTGTTTCTTTAGATGGTTTTGAAGGAAGAGGAGAGGTGATTACCATCGCTTCCACAAATAGACCAGACATTCTAGATCCTGCGCTTGTGAGGCCTGGAAGGTTCGACCGCAAAATCTTCATTCCTAAGCCTGGTCTTATCGGACGTATGGAGATTCTGCAG GTTCATGCTCGTAAGAAGCCGATGGCTGAAGATTTGGACTATATGGCAGTTGCTAGCATGACAGACGGCATGGTTGGAGCAGAGCTTGCTAATATCATTGAGATCGCGGCAATCAATATGATGCGCGATGGAAGAACAGAG TTAACAACAGATGATTTGCTTCAAGCGGCACAAATAGAAGAAAGAGGAATGTTAGATAGAAAAGATAGGAGCTCTGAGACGTGGAGACAGGTTGCTATAAACGAAGCTGCTATGGCTGTTGTCGCAGTGAACTTCCCTGATCTCAAGAATATCGAATTT CTGACAATCAATCCTAGAGCTGGTAGAGAATTGGGTTATGTCCGCGTGAAGATGGATCACATCAAATTCAAAGAAGGCATGCTTAG CCGACAATCCCTGTTGGATCACATAACTGTTCAGCTAGCACCTCGTGCTGCAGATGAACTATGGTACGGTGAGGATCAG TTAAGTACCATATGGGCTGAAACATCGGATAACGCAAGGTCAGCTGCTAGATCACTGGTTCTTGGTGGTCTCTCTGAGAAGCATCATGGCTTGAATAACTTCTGGATGGCTGATCGAATTAAC GATATTGACGTGGAGGCGTTGCGGATATTGAACATGTGTTACGACCGTGCTAAAGAG ATTCTCCAAAAGAACCGGACGCTCATGGACGAAGTGGTAGAGAAACTAGTTCAGAAGAAAAGTCTTTCGAAACAAGAGTTCTTCACTCTTGTTGAGCTCTATGGCTCCATTAAACCAATGCCACCAAGCATACTTGAACTCAGGAAAATCAAACGGCTCCAGCTCCAAGAGAACGTGATGAAACTGGACATGACTAGCGCAAGAAACAGTTCATGA